From the genome of Pseudomonas sp. WJP1:
GTCAGTTCAGGTAAGGGGACCAGGAAGGTTCTCTGACTTCGCCTTGAGCGGTAGGAAGCGGGAGCCTTACGCGTCCATTGATAGACACGAGCATCAAGACTCCCCGGCCCTGCTGGCGGGTGGCGTAGATTACCATGGTGCCGTTGGGCGCGACAGTAGGCGACTCGTCCAGAGTGCTATCAGTGAGGATTTTTACGCTACCGCGCTGCAAATCCTGGGCCGCCACCTTGAAATTGGTGAAACCTTCCTGACGATGGATCATCACCAGGGTCTTTTCATCGGCCGACAGTTTAGGGTTGGCGTTGTAGTTACCCACGAAAGTCACGCGCTCGGCACCACCGCCACCAGCGCTGGTCTTGTAGATCTGCGGCTTGCCGCCACGGTCGGAGGTGAAGTAGATGGTCGAACCATCCTTGCCCCAGAACGGTTCGGTGTTGATGCCCTGACCGTTGGTGACGCGACTGATCGAGCGCGAACCCAGGTTCATCACGTAGATGTCCGGGTTACCGTCTTTCGACAGTACGAATGCCAGGCGATTGCCATCCGGCGACCAGGCTGGCGCGCCGTTCAGGCCTTCGAAGTTGGTGATCTGCTCACGGCGACCGGTGTCGATGTTCTGCATGAAGATGCGCGGACGCTTCTGCTCGAACGAGACGTAGGCGATACGCTTGCCATCGGGAGCGAAACGCGGCGACAGGATCGGCTCGCGCGATTGCAGCAGGGTCACGGCACGGGCACCGTCATAGTCCGAACGTTGCAGCGTGTAACGCGTGTTCTTTTCGGAGAAGCGCTCGGCCGTCACGTACAGCAGGCGAGTCGAGAACGCACCCTTGATGCCGGTGAGTTTTTCGAACGACTGGTCGGCGATGTAGTGCGACATGTCGCGCAACTGATCGACACTGCCCGACACGCTGCCGGTGAGCACTTGTTGCTCGGTGGCGACGTTGAACAGGGCGTACTGAACCTGCAGGCGACCGCCCGCTGGCGCAATGCTGCCGACCATGACGTACTGGGCGCCCAGCGCCTTGAAGTCACGGAAGATGATTTCGCTCGCCTGGCTCGGCTGGCTGATCATGTTCTGTTTTGGAATCGGCGAGTAGTAACCCGAGTTGCGCAGGTCGTTACCGATGATTTCCGCCATGTCGTCCGGCAGCACGCTGCCGCCCTGGTTGCCGAACGGCACGACGGCGATCGGGGTAGCCCGATCGGTGCCGCTGGTGACTAGGATGTTTTTCTCATCTGCCATCGCGATCCCTGCCATGCAGCAGATCACGACGAGCATTCCTCGAAGGAGGTTTCTCACGGGGCTAGATCCTCAGGTGTGAATGTCATCTTGAATGAACGATACGGAGCAAAATCGCTCGGCTTCATTCCCTGCATTTCTGTCAAACGTCCAATATTCTTCACTGCCGCTACGGCTGAAGCGTCAAACGGACCGTCGCCACTGGACTTGAGCACCTTGACCGAGGTCACCGTACCGTCCGGCAACATGCCGATTTGCAGCTGAACCGTCATGCCTTTGCGGGCCGAAGGTGGACGAGCCCAGCCTTCCGCTGCACGCAATCGAATCAGGTCATCGAAGCTGCCGGCGACTTCGTCGCCCTGCTCATCGGCCAAGGCCTGCTGACGCTGCGGCGTGTCGGAAAGCAAATCTGCCAAGGCCTGAGCCTTCTTGTCTTCGGCGGATTTACGCGCCGCATCCTGCGCTTTCTTCTTCGCAGCATCGGCAGCAGCTTTCTTCTTCGCTTCTTCGGCGACTTTCTTCTTCGCCTCTTCAGCTTCAGCTTTCTTCTTGGCGTCTTCGGCGGCTTTCTTCTTCGCGTCTTCGACGATCTTTTTCTTCGCTTCTTCAGCGGCCGCTTTCTTGGCCTCTTCTTCAGCAGCCTTCTTGGCTTCCTCTTCCGCTTTCTTCTTGGCTATATCAGCCAATTGTTTCTCTTCTGCCTTCTTGGCTTCGGCGGTCTTCTTCGCTTCATCGGCTTTCTTGGCTTCGTCGGCCTTCTTGGCCTCGTCAGCCTTTTTCGCCTCTTCCGCTTTCTTCGACTCGTCGGCCTTCTTGGCTTCCTCGGCCTTTTGAGCCGCTTCTTCTTTCTTTTGTTCCGCAGCTTTCACCGCTTCCTGTTCGACCTTCTTCTGTTCCAGCTGCTCGACTTCGGTCTGGCGCGCGGCGGATTTCTTCGCCTCACCCGCAATCTTCTGATTGGTCTGGGTGGTTGCCTGACTTTTCGATTTCAGCTGGTACAGGGTCGCCTGGACAATCGGCTTGGCCGGCGGCAACTCCGGAGTGAAGGCAAAACTGACAAACAGCATGCCGAACACCAGCACGTGCAAGCCAATCGCCCAGACACTAGGCCAGAAGTAGCTTTCCGAGGCGGACGGCTCTCGCTGTTGCTGCATCAGGGCGCCTCGGTAATCAAGCCAACATTACCGACGCCGGCTTTCTGCAACCCGCCCATCGCGCCCATGACAGACCCGTAGTCGACGCTCTTGTCGCCACGAATGAAGACCTGGGTACGCTTGCCGCCTTCGTTGCCGACGCGAATGATCTTGGTCACCGCGTCAGTCATCTGCGGCAGGGTCATGGCGCGGTCTTGTTGCTTCTCTGTGTCGACTTCGCTGCCAAGGTTCCAGTAGTAGGTCTTGTCAGCCTTGATCGAAATGGTCAGGACCTGGGTGTTGTTGTCCTGCGGCAAGGCTTCGCTGGAAACCTTGGGCAGATCAACTTTCACGCCCTGATTGAGCATTGGCGCGGTCACCATGAAGATGACCAGCAGCACCAACATCACGTCGATGTAGGGCACCACGTTCATCTCGGCGACCGGCTTGCGCTTTTTGCGAGCTCGAGCGATTAAAGCCATTGGAAATTACCTGCTTATTCTTCGCTGGTGTGCACTTTGCGGTGCAGGATCGCCTGGAATTCGTCGGCGAAGGTGTAGTAACGGCCCAGCAAGGTTTCGCTGCGGGCAGCAAAACGGTTGTAAGCGATAACGGCTGGAATGGCGGCGAACAGACCGATCGCGGTGGCGATCAGGGCTTCGGCGATACCGGGTGCCACGGTGGCCAGGGTGGCTTGCTGGGCAGTCGCCAGGCCACGGAAGGAGTTCATGATGCCCCAGACGGTACCGAACAGACCGATGTACGGGCTCACGGAGCCGACGGTGGCGAGGAACGGCAGGCTCTGCTCGAGCTTTTCTTCTTCGCGGGAAATGGCAACGCGCATGGCACGGGCCACGCCTTCCATGACCGCTTCCGGGTCAACGCCTGGCTGCTGGCGCAGACGGGAGAATTCCTTGAAGCCGGCACGGAAGATCTGCTCGACACCGGAATCCGGGTCCGGGTTGCTGCCCGCCTGACGGTAGAGTTTGGACAGGTCGATACCCGACCAGAAGCGCTCTTCGAAGCTCTCCAGGGCGCGTCGACCGGCGCGCAGCAGGTTGCTGCGCTGAAAGATCATGATCCATGAGGTCACCGATGCGGCTACCAGGGTCAGCATTACCAGTTGCACCACGATACTGGCATTGCTGACCAGGCTCCACATGGAGGAATGGTCGACGACGTTAGCTTCCACGCTTTATCTCCTGCTTTGAGTGTGTACCCGCGCCGCTCACGGCGGCAAAGGCCGCTCGCAGAGCTTCGGGAATGGCCCGGGGTTTTAAACTTTCAGTGCGCACACAGGCCACCAGAAACTGCCCCTCACAGAGCAGTACATCATCCGTGGCCCGCCTGACCTGCTGCTTGAAGCGCAAGCTGGCACGGTTCAATTCGACTACTTCAGCGCTTACCAGCAGCTCGTCATCCAGTCGCGCCGGCGCGTGGTAGCGCGCTTCGCTGGAATGCACGACGAACAACAGGTCCTCTCCGGCAAGCTGCGATTGGGCAAAGCCCAGCTCTCGTAGCCGCTCGGTTCGAGCCCGTTCCATAAACTTGAGGTAATTGACGTAATACACGATGCCGCCCGCATCGGTGTCCTCGTAATAAACGCGACAACGATGTGCGAAAGGCTCAAGCCCGTTTTGCGCGCGCATACTCTAGTGCTTACTCCTCGGGTTGCCAATCCGGCCAGGCAACTGTTTTTCAATGTTCTGCGGCTTTCGCGCAAAAGTACGGTGCTGGGACCACACTTTGCCCGAAAAAATCAGCTCGCAATGTTAATTAATCGTCCACGGCATCAAGGAACTCGTCTACCACGGGCATTTCGCCCAATCGTGACGGAATGTTTAAGCCGAAGTGCAGGTACGCATGCCGGGTCACCACCCGCCCCCGCGGTGTACGCATGATGTAGCCCTGCTGGATCAGGTAGGGTTCCAGCACGTCTTCAATGGTGTGACGCTCTTCGCTGATGGCCGCCGCCAGGCTGTCCACCCCCACCGGCCCGCCATCGAACTTCTCGATCATGGTCAGCAGCAGGCGTCGATCCTGGTGATCGAAGCCACGTTCATCGACGTCCAGCAGGTTCAGGGCCAGGTCGGCGATCGGCTTGGTGATATGGCCCTTGGCACGCACTTGCGCGAAGTCCCGCACCCGGCGCAGCAAGCGGTTGGCGATACGCGGCGTACCGCGGGCACGCCGGGCGATTTCGAAGGCGCCCTCCGGGTCCAGTGGCAAGCCGAGGATGTTCGCCGAGCGACTGACAATCGTCGACAGGTCGGCGTTGCTGTAGAACTCCAGGCGCTGGACGATGCCGAAACGGTCACGCAACGGGTTGGTCAGCATCCCCGCCCGCGTGGTCGCGCCGACCAGGGTGAACGGCGGCAGATCCAGCTTGATCGACCGCGCGGCTGGCCCTTCGCCGATCATGATGTCGAGCTGGAAGTCCTCCATGGCCGGGTACAGCACTTCCTCGACAATCGGCGACAAGCGATGGATTTCATCGATGAACAGCACGTCGTGTGGCTCGAGGTTGGTCAGCAGCGCCGCCAGGTCGCCCGGACGCTCGAGGACCGGCCCCGATGTGCTCTTGATCGACACGCCCATTTCCTGGGCGATGATATTGGCCAGGGTGGTCTTGCCCAGACCCGGCGGGCCGAAGATCAAGGTGTGGTCCAGGGACTCGCTACGCCCGCGGGCAGCCTGGATGAACAGCTCCATTTGCTCGCGAACGGTCGGCTGGCCAATGTACTCGGCCAGGCTGACGGGGCGAATCGCCCGGTCCTGGATTTCCTCGCGATCACGGGGGGCACCCGTGGCGGCGATCAGACGATCAGCTTCAATCACTTAGATCATTCCCTTCAGGGCACGACGAATCAGGTCTTCGCTGCTCAAGCCTTTCTCCTTGATCGCGGAAATCGCCTTGCTGGCTTCCTGCGGCTTGTAGCCCAGGGAGATCAGCGCGCTGACCGCGTCGTTTTCGGCAGTATTGACCGGCGCAGGGGCATCCGGCTGGTTGGGTACCAGGGCAAACATGGCCGGTACGGTTTCCCAGGCCTTGAAGCGATCCTTGAGCTCCACCAACAGGCGTTCGGCGGTTTTCTTGCCCACGCCCGGCACCTTGGTCAGGGCCGAGGTGTCCTGGGACTGCACGCAACGCACCAGCTCGTCGACTTCCAGGCTCGACATCAAGGCCAGGGCCAGTTTCGGCCCTACACCATTGAGACGGATCAGTTCGCGAAAAAAGTCTCGCTCACGCTTGCCGACGAAGCCATAGAGTAACTGCGCGTCTTCGCGTACGACCAGATGGGTGTGCAGTGTCAGCGGTTCACCGACCGGCGGCAGGCGATAAAGCGTGGTCATGGGCACTTCAAGCTCATACCCCAGGCCATTTACATCCAGAATCAGGTGCGGCGGCTGTTTTTCAGCCAGTGTGCCGCGCAAGCGTCCAATCACGTTACAGATCCTTGAGCGTTGGCCAGCCCTGGGCCAGCGACTGACAGAACAAGGGTTTTGCGCCGACAACCCAGGCGCATGCCCCTCATTCCAGAAAATTGATTGCTGATGCTATCAGAGACGCAGGCGCCCGCCACGACTGCGTGCCGCACCCAGGCCATGGGGCAACAGGCTGGAGCGGGTGTGCGCATGGCAAATCGCAATGGCCAGGGCATCGGAGGCGTCGATTTGCGGTTTACTGGTCAGCTTCAACATGTGCATGACCATCATCTGCACCTGCTCTTTATTCGCCGCACCGGTGCCGACCACAGCTTGCTTGACCTGGGTGGCCGTGTATTCGGCGATTTCCAGGTTTTCTTCCGCGCCAGCCACAATGGCCGCCCCACGGGCCTGCCCCAGCTTCAGGGCGGAATCGGCATTACGGGCCATGAACACTTTTTCGATGCCCATGGTGACGGGACCGTAGGTCTGGATGATTTCCCGTACGCCGCGATAAACGATCTGCAGGCGCTCATGCAGCTCGCCCGCACCGGTGCGGATGCAACCGGAGGCCACGTACTCACAGCCACGACCGGTATCGCGCACCACGCCATAGCCGGTAATGCGCGAACCGGGGTCGATACCAAGAATTAAAGTCATAACGCCTGTGGATTCAGTAAAAGCACGATATTCAATACAGTGAATAACAAATGTGGGAGCGAGCCTGCTCGCGAAAGCGGTTTCATATTCAGCAACGATGTTGCCTGAAAATCCGCATTCGCGAGCAGGCTCGCTCCCACAAAGGATCCTGGTTGCCCTTAACCGAGCTGTGCGGCGACCGACTCCGGAATGTCCGCGTTGGAGTAGACGTTCTGCACGTCATCCAGGTCTTCGAGCATATCGATCAGCTTGAGGACTTTCTCCGCCCCTTCCAGGTCCAGTTCGGCACTGGTGGTCGGCAGCATGACGATTTCTGCGTCATCACCCTTGAAACCGGCCGCTTCAAGCGCATTACGCACGGAATAGAACCCGGCAAACGAGGTGAAGACATCGATGGAACCGTCTTCATTGGTCACCACGTCATCGGCATCGGCTTCCATGGCCGCTTCCATCAGTGCGTCTTCGTCGACGCCCTGGGCGAAGGAAATCTGCCCCTTGCGCTCGAACAGGTAGGCCACCGAACCATCGGTGCCGAGGTTGCCGCCGCACTTGCTGAACGCGTGACGAACCGCGGCCGCGGTGCGATTGCGGTTGTCGGTCATGCACTCGACCATCACCGCCACGCCACCCGGGCCGTAGCCTTCGTAGGTCAGCTCGACCATGTCGTCGGTATCGGCAGCACCGGCACCACGGGCTACCGCCCGGTCGATGATGTCGCGACTCATGTTCGCCCCAAGGGCCTTGTCCAGCGCCAGGCGCAGGCGCGGGTTGGAGCCTGGATCGCCACCACCTTGACGGGCCGCGACGGTCAGCTCACGAATCCACTTGGTGAATATCTTGCCCTTTTTGGCATCCTGACGTTCTTTGCGGTGCTTGATGTTCGCCCACTTGGAATGACCTGCCATAACTCGCTCCGAATTCTCTTTGACACATTGCCCGCCACGCTGCATCGCGCCGGCCGACAAACAAAAAATCTTGAGGTGCTCTACGTATACAGAAAGGGCGCATCCGAAGATGCGCCCTTCAGGTGAGCCTTACTCTGCCTTGGGCGTTTCGCGCAGACGAATGTGCAGTTCGCGCAATGCCTTGGCATCGACCTGACCCGGTGCCTGAGTCATGACGTCCGCCGCGCTCTGGGTTTTCGGGAAGGCGATCACTTCACGGATCGACTGGGCGCCGGTCATCAACATCACCAGACGGTCCAGACCGAAGGCCAGGCCACCGTGCGGCGGCGCGCCGTATTTCAGGGCGTCGAGCAGGAAGCCGAACTTCTCTTCCTGTTCCGCTTCGTTGATACCCAGCAGACGGAACACCGACTGTTGCATCTCTTTACGGTGGATACGGATCGAACCGCCACCCAGCTCGGTACCGTTCAATACCATGTCGTAGGCACGGGACAGGGCGCCAGCCGGGTTGGCTTCCAGCTCTGCCGGGGTGCATTTCGGCGCGGTGAACGGGTGGTGCAACGCGGTGAAGCTGCCGTCGTCGTTCTCTTCGAACATCGGGAAGTCGACGACCCACATCGGCGCCCACTTGCAGGTCAGCAGCTCCAGGTCGTGGCCGAGCTTGATCCGCAGCGCGCCCAGGGCTTCGCTGACGATCTTGGCTTTATCGGCACCGAAGAACACGATATCGCCATCGACCGCACCGACGCGATCGAGGATCACGTTGAGGTTGGCTTCAGGAATGTTCTTCACGATTGGCGACTGCAGGCCTTCGACGCCTTTGGCGCGCTCGTTGACCTTGATGTACGCCAGGCCCTTGGCACCGTAGATACCGACAAACTTGGTGTAATCGTCGATCTGCTTGCGCGGCATGCTTGCCCCGCCTGGAACGCGCAGCGCGGCAATGCGGCATTTAGGGTCGTTGGCCGGGCCGCTGAACACCTTGAAGTCGACTTCCTTGAGCTGGTCGGCAACGTCCACCAGTTCCAGCGGGTTACGCAGGTCTGGCTTGTCGGAACCGTAGCGGCGCATGGCTTCTTCGAAAGTCATGTGCGGGAACTCGCCGAATTCCAGACCCAGCACTTCCTTGAACAGGTTGCGGATCATTTGTTCGGTCAGGCCCATGATCTCTTTTTCATCGAGGAAGCTGGTCTCGATGTCGATCTGGGTGAATTCCGGCTGGCGGTCAGCACGCAGGTCTTCGTCACGGAAGCACTTGGCGATCTGGTAGTAGCGGTCGAAGCCGGCCACCATCAGCAGTTGCTTGAACAGCTGTGGCGATTGCGGCAGGGCGAAGAACGAACCGGCGTGGGTACGGCTTGGCACCAGGTAATCACGCGCACCTTCCGGGGTGGCGCGAGTCAGGATCGGCGTTTCGACGTCGAGGAAGCCGTTCTCGTCGAGGAAGCGGCGGATGCTGGTGGTCATGCGCGAACGCAGACGCAGCTTCTCGGCCATTTCCGGACGACGCAGATCCAGGAAGCGATAGCGCAGGCGGGTTTCTTCGCCAACGTCGGAGAACTCGTTCAGCGGGAACGGCGGGGTTTCCGACTCGTTCAGCACTTCCAATTCATAGCCCAGGATTTCGATCATGCCCGACGCCATGTTGGCGTTGGTGGCGCCGGCCGGACGCAGGCGAACCTTGCCGGTGACCTTAACCACGTATTCGCTGCGCACACGGTCGGCAACGGCGAAGGTTTCAGCGCGGTCCGGGTCGAACACCACCTGGGCCAGACCGTCACGATCACGGATATCGAGGAAAATCACCCCACCGTGGTCACGGCGACGGTGGACCCATCCGCAAAGGGTAACTTCCTGGCCTTCCAGGCTTTCGTTCAGTTGGCCGCAATAATGGCTGCGCATCATGGTAGTGGTTTCACTTCTCGTAATTCGACATTCGGTTGCAGACCTTGCGTCGCTCCACTGATGGATGACGCAAGAGCTCGCGCGTGTGGTTCAACTCAGGTCCCGGACCCTAGTCAGCTTTGTCGCCGCCGGCCAGGTTCTTCTTGGAACCGGTCTTGAAATCGGTCTCGTACCAGCCGGTGCCGCTGAGGCGGAAGCCTGGCATGGACAGCATCTTCTTAAGCTCTGGCGCCTGGCACGCAGGGCAGTCGACCAACGGTGCATCGCTGATCTTTTGAATGGCTTCCAACTGATGACCACAGGAAGCACATTGGTAATCGTACATCGGCATGGGGGTTGTCTCGGCGATCAGATTGCTACCGCGCACGCTGGGTTTTGCGGCAAAGAGCGGGATTATATCCATTAAATGCAGCCTGTGCAGCCGTAAGACTGCACAGATCGACACGCTGCCCTTTGATTCATCAGGTTCAAGCCACCACCTGGCAACGCCCCTCCTTGAGACTGTGGACAACACAGACCACCCGCACCAGCCCGCTGAAATTTCTCACCCCGCCATGGCGCAAATGCACCTGGCGATCGACATGGGACAGCAACGCGCTGACCGAACAGCTATTGACCCTGGCCATGTCGGCCAAAATATCCCAATACACCTGCTCAAGCCGCAAGCAGGTGGCAAAGCCATTCAATCGCACCGATCGGGACAACGGCCGGGCCAGCCCCATGTCGAACTCACTGACAAATGGATCGACCCTTATATCCCTGGCCTGTCCGCCCCGCCCCTCATCTCTCCTGCCTTCATATTCCATATCGCTGACACTCCTTTGCCATTTGCGGTTTCTATAAAAGCAATTTGAATGCTTATAAAAACGCCAGGGCAAAGTTATAGCCAGATGACTTTATGACCATCCGCGTAGGATAAGCCAACAACGGAAGGCGGATCAGGGAGAGCGTCCTAGTCCGGCACTTTCCCCACAGCAACGCGCGAAAATTCGCTCAAGCAACAGGCCGCCCTTCTGACGGAAGGGGGGCGCGCGAACAGCAATGTCATCCACGCGCCGACTTATCATTGGTCCAGCAGCGCGCGGAGCATCCACGCGGTTTTCTCATGAACCTGCATGCGCTGGGTCAGCAAGTCAGCCGTAGGTTCGTCGCTGACTTTATCGAGCAACGGGAAAATCCCCCGGGCGGTGCGCGTGACTGCCTCCTGCCCCGCCACCAGTTGCCTGATCATGTCTTCGGCAGCCGGCACGCCTTCTTCTTCCTTGATTGACGACAGCCGCGCGTAAATGGAATAGGCGCCGGGCGCCGGGAATCCGAGTGCGCGAATTCGCTCGGCAATCGAATCGACCGCCAAGGCCAACTCGTTATATTGCTCCTCGAACATCAAATGCAGGGTGCGGAACATCGGGCCGGTGACGTTCCAATGGAAGTTATGGGTTTTCAGGTAGAGCACATAGGTGTCCGACAGCAGGCGCGAAAGTCCTTCGACGATGGACTTGCGGTCCTCTTCACTGATACCGATATCGATTGCCATGTTTTTCCCCTAAAGGTGATGAAGTTCATCCAACAGGTGCAGGACCACTCTAGCAAGCCTGCCGCCAGGCTGCAGCCCGGACGCCCCGCCGGGCGCTCGCAAGACCGCTGGACTCCTTGATTTGAGTAGGCTGCAGCTTTGCTGTTAAATAGGCAGCGTGTCGTCAGTGCCTATTTTTTCGGGCGCTGCGCATAGGCTGATACCGGGTACGTGTCCAACGCCTCTATTTATCCCGAAGCGAACCGTGCGCCATCAGCTCTTCCTTGTGAGCTGTCTTAACGTGAGTTAATCAAAATGTTGAAAATCGTCCACCTGCTGATAGGCGCAGCGGCCTTGCTGCTGTCCTTCATCCCTAGCCTGCGATCCGAAGCCCTGCCTTACCTGCAACAACCCGACGCCTTGTACCTGGCCTTTTTTGGCCTGCTCAACCTGACGCTTGCCCCGGTTATCCCTTACTGGAACAAAGGCCCGCGCCATCAACTGCAGAATCTGGTCAGCGCCCTGCTGGTGCTGGCTGTCGTCCTG
Proteins encoded in this window:
- the tolB gene encoding Tol-Pal system beta propeller repeat protein TolB → MLVVICCMAGIAMADEKNILVTSGTDRATPIAVVPFGNQGGSVLPDDMAEIIGNDLRNSGYYSPIPKQNMISQPSQASEIIFRDFKALGAQYVMVGSIAPAGGRLQVQYALFNVATEQQVLTGSVSGSVDQLRDMSHYIADQSFEKLTGIKGAFSTRLLYVTAERFSEKNTRYTLQRSDYDGARAVTLLQSREPILSPRFAPDGKRIAYVSFEQKRPRIFMQNIDTGRREQITNFEGLNGAPAWSPDGNRLAFVLSKDGNPDIYVMNLGSRSISRVTNGQGINTEPFWGKDGSTIYFTSDRGGKPQIYKTSAGGGGAERVTFVGNYNANPKLSADEKTLVMIHRQEGFTNFKVAAQDLQRGSVKILTDSTLDESPTVAPNGTMVIYATRQQGRGVLMLVSINGRVRLPLPTAQGEVREPSWSPYLN
- the tolR gene encoding protein TolR is translated as MARARKKRKPVAEMNVVPYIDVMLVLLVIFMVTAPMLNQGVKVDLPKVSSEALPQDNNTQVLTISIKADKTYYWNLGSEVDTEKQQDRAMTLPQMTDAVTKIIRVGNEGGKRTQVFIRGDKSVDYGSVMGAMGGLQKAGVGNVGLITEAP
- a CDS encoding FmdB family zinc ribbon protein, which gives rise to MPMYDYQCASCGHQLEAIQKISDAPLVDCPACQAPELKKMLSMPGFRLSGTGWYETDFKTGSKKNLAGGDKAD
- the ruvA gene encoding Holliday junction branch migration protein RuvA, which translates into the protein MIGRLRGTLAEKQPPHLILDVNGLGYELEVPMTTLYRLPPVGEPLTLHTHLVVREDAQLLYGFVGKRERDFFRELIRLNGVGPKLALALMSSLEVDELVRCVQSQDTSALTKVPGVGKKTAERLLVELKDRFKAWETVPAMFALVPNQPDAPAPVNTAENDAVSALISLGYKPQEASKAISAIKEKGLSSEDLIRRALKGMI
- the ybgC gene encoding tol-pal system-associated acyl-CoA thioesterase, which translates into the protein MRAQNGLEPFAHRCRVYYEDTDAGGIVYYVNYLKFMERARTERLRELGFAQSQLAGEDLLFVVHSSEARYHAPARLDDELLVSAEVVELNRASLRFKQQVRRATDDVLLCEGQFLVACVRTESLKPRAIPEALRAAFAAVSGAGTHSKQEIKRGS
- the aspS gene encoding aspartate--tRNA ligase — its product is MMRSHYCGQLNESLEGQEVTLCGWVHRRRDHGGVIFLDIRDRDGLAQVVFDPDRAETFAVADRVRSEYVVKVTGKVRLRPAGATNANMASGMIEILGYELEVLNESETPPFPLNEFSDVGEETRLRYRFLDLRRPEMAEKLRLRSRMTTSIRRFLDENGFLDVETPILTRATPEGARDYLVPSRTHAGSFFALPQSPQLFKQLLMVAGFDRYYQIAKCFRDEDLRADRQPEFTQIDIETSFLDEKEIMGLTEQMIRNLFKEVLGLEFGEFPHMTFEEAMRRYGSDKPDLRNPLELVDVADQLKEVDFKVFSGPANDPKCRIAALRVPGGASMPRKQIDDYTKFVGIYGAKGLAYIKVNERAKGVEGLQSPIVKNIPEANLNVILDRVGAVDGDIVFFGADKAKIVSEALGALRIKLGHDLELLTCKWAPMWVVDFPMFEENDDGSFTALHHPFTAPKCTPAELEANPAGALSRAYDMVLNGTELGGGSIRIHRKEMQQSVFRLLGINEAEQEEKFGFLLDALKYGAPPHGGLAFGLDRLVMLMTGAQSIREVIAFPKTQSAADVMTQAPGQVDAKALRELHIRLRETPKAE
- the ruvC gene encoding crossover junction endodeoxyribonuclease RuvC yields the protein MTLILGIDPGSRITGYGVVRDTGRGCEYVASGCIRTGAGELHERLQIVYRGVREIIQTYGPVTMGIEKVFMARNADSALKLGQARGAAIVAGAEENLEIAEYTATQVKQAVVGTGAANKEQVQMMVMHMLKLTSKPQIDASDALAIAICHAHTRSSLLPHGLGAARSRGGRLRL
- a CDS encoding YebC/PmpR family DNA-binding transcriptional regulator, with protein sequence MAGHSKWANIKHRKERQDAKKGKIFTKWIRELTVAARQGGGDPGSNPRLRLALDKALGANMSRDIIDRAVARGAGAADTDDMVELTYEGYGPGGVAVMVECMTDNRNRTAAAVRHAFSKCGGNLGTDGSVAYLFERKGQISFAQGVDEDALMEAAMEADADDVVTNEDGSIDVFTSFAGFYSVRNALEAAGFKGDDAEIVMLPTTSAELDLEGAEKVLKLIDMLEDLDDVQNVYSNADIPESVAAQLG
- the tolQ gene encoding protein TolQ, with amino-acid sequence MEANVVDHSSMWSLVSNASIVVQLVMLTLVAASVTSWIMIFQRSNLLRAGRRALESFEERFWSGIDLSKLYRQAGSNPDPDSGVEQIFRAGFKEFSRLRQQPGVDPEAVMEGVARAMRVAISREEEKLEQSLPFLATVGSVSPYIGLFGTVWGIMNSFRGLATAQQATLATVAPGIAEALIATAIGLFAAIPAVIAYNRFAARSETLLGRYYTFADEFQAILHRKVHTSEE
- a CDS encoding Dps family protein, translating into MAIDIGISEEDRKSIVEGLSRLLSDTYVLYLKTHNFHWNVTGPMFRTLHLMFEEQYNELALAVDSIAERIRALGFPAPGAYSIYARLSSIKEEEGVPAAEDMIRQLVAGQEAVTRTARGIFPLLDKVSDEPTADLLTQRMQVHEKTAWMLRALLDQ
- a CDS encoding ribbon-helix-helix domain-containing protein, with the protein product MEYEGRRDEGRGGQARDIRVDPFVSEFDMGLARPLSRSVRLNGFATCLRLEQVYWDILADMARVNSCSVSALLSHVDRQVHLRHGGVRNFSGLVRVVCVVHSLKEGRCQVVA
- the tolA gene encoding cell envelope integrity protein TolA; this encodes MQQQREPSASESYFWPSVWAIGLHVLVFGMLFVSFAFTPELPPAKPIVQATLYQLKSKSQATTQTNQKIAGEAKKSAARQTEVEQLEQKKVEQEAVKAAEQKKEEAAQKAEEAKKADESKKAEEAKKADEAKKADEAKKADEAKKTAEAKKAEEKQLADIAKKKAEEEAKKAAEEEAKKAAAEEAKKKIVEDAKKKAAEDAKKKAEAEEAKKKVAEEAKKKAAADAAKKKAQDAARKSAEDKKAQALADLLSDTPQRQQALADEQGDEVAGSFDDLIRLRAAEGWARPPSARKGMTVQLQIGMLPDGTVTSVKVLKSSGDGPFDASAVAAVKNIGRLTEMQGMKPSDFAPYRSFKMTFTPEDLAP
- the ruvB gene encoding Holliday junction branch migration DNA helicase RuvB — protein: MIEADRLIAATGAPRDREEIQDRAIRPVSLAEYIGQPTVREQMELFIQAARGRSESLDHTLIFGPPGLGKTTLANIIAQEMGVSIKSTSGPVLERPGDLAALLTNLEPHDVLFIDEIHRLSPIVEEVLYPAMEDFQLDIMIGEGPAARSIKLDLPPFTLVGATTRAGMLTNPLRDRFGIVQRLEFYSNADLSTIVSRSANILGLPLDPEGAFEIARRARGTPRIANRLLRRVRDFAQVRAKGHITKPIADLALNLLDVDERGFDHQDRRLLLTMIEKFDGGPVGVDSLAAAISEERHTIEDVLEPYLIQQGYIMRTPRGRVVTRHAYLHFGLNIPSRLGEMPVVDEFLDAVDD